From the genome of Oncorhynchus gorbuscha isolate QuinsamMale2020 ecotype Even-year linkage group LG18, OgorEven_v1.0, whole genome shotgun sequence:
cgtgtgagcaggtgtcttagtctgctacggtcggtgccttccctaagcaacctgcagtctatggtcgagtctccagtcagtcctcgctactacgagtggatttaagtttttcctgttttgttttctccttgttatatccaggattattacttttgtcttatactggaataaagactctgttttcgttaagtcgcttttgggtcctcattcaccagcataacagaaaggagtttctggacatcagaactgggattactcacctcaaattggATGAGGAGTTTTTCAATGAGTCGGACGCGAGGGATATACTacggacacccgaccaggcccagatccctgtgattCGCTGGAAAAGGAAACGCAGGTTTCGCGGAAAGAGATCAggatgccttgtgaggatcaggatAAGAGGGGCAAACCTGCCCTTGCCTTCTGTTCTGCTAGCTAATGTTCAATTGCTgaaaaataaatgggacgaactgaaagcacctatatcctaccaatgggacattaaaaactagaatatcttatgtttcacagagtcgtggctgaacgacgacattaagaacatacagctggcgggttatacactctatcggcaggacagaacagcagcctctggtaagacatgggGTGGGGGCCTATGCATTTacgtaaacaacagctggtgcacgatatctaaggaagtctcaaagttttgctcgcctgaggtagagtatctcatgataagctgtagaccacactatctacctagacagttttcatctgtattttccgATGCTGTCTCcaaaccaccacagacagatgctggcactgtCTAAATGagctcaatgagctgtattccgccataagaaaacaggaaaacactcatccagaagtggcgctcctcACGGCCGGTAACTTTAATGcaaggaaacttaaatcagtttgacCTAATTTCAATCagaatgttaaatgtgcaaccagagggggaaaaaaatctagACCATTtttactcaacacacagagaAGTGTACAAGGCTCTCCCTCACccaccatttggcaaatctgaccataactctatcctcctgattcctgcttacaagttaAAATTAAAACAGGAAGCACTAGTGACTCgatctataaaaaagtggtcagatgaagcagacgcTAAACTacgggactgttttgctagccagactggaatatgttccggggttCTTCCGATGGctttgaggaatacaccacatcggTCACTGGTTTCATCAACAAGTGCAAcgaggacatcgtccccacagtgactgtacgtacatacccaaaccagaagccatggattacaggcaacattcgcactgagcaaaagggtagagctgccCATTTGAAGGAGCGGGACTGTAACCcgaaagcttataagaaatcccgctatgccctccgacaaaccatcaaacaggcaaagcgtcaatacaggactaaggttgaatcgtactacaccggctccgatgcttgtCAGACGTGGCAGgccttgcaaactattacagactacaaattgAAGCACAGCccagagctgcccagtgacacgagcctaccagacgggataaataacttctatgctcacttcgaagcaagtaacactgaaacatgcatgagatcaTCAGCTGttcccggacgactgtgtgatcaggcTCTgggcagccgatgtgagtaagaccttgaaacaggtcaacattcacaaggccggtgggccagacggattatcaGGATGTGTACTCtgggcatgcgctgaccaactggcaagtgtcttcactgacatgttcaacctctccctgtctgggtctgtaatacaaacatgtttcaagcagaccaccatagtccctgtgcccaagaacactaaggtaacctgcctaaatgactactgatcCGTAGCACTcaggtctgtagccatgaaattctttgaaaggctggtcatggctcacatcaacaccattatcccaaaaaccctagactcacttcaatttgcataccgcaccgaCAGATCCACacatgatgcaatctctattgcaccacacactgccctctcccacctggacaaaaggaacggctatgtgagaatgctattcattaactacagctcagcgttcaacaccatagtgccctcaaagctaatcactaagctaaggatcctggggctaaatacctccctctgcaactggatcctggacttcctgacgggccgcatcCAAGTAGTAAGGGtagataacaacacatccgccacgctgatcctcaacacgggggcccctcaggggtgcatgctcagtcccctcctgtactccctgttcactcatgactgcactgtCAGGCACgaatccaacaccatcattaggtttgctgatgacacaacagtggtaggcctgatcaccgacaacgatgagacagcctatagggaggaggtcagtgtcctgaccgtgtggtgcaaggacaacaacctctccctcaacgtgatcaagacaaatgagatgattgtggactacaggaaaactaggactgagcacgcccccattttcatcgacgggctgtagtggagcaggttgagagcttcaagttccttggcgtccacatcaccaacaaactaacatggtccaagcacaccaagacagtcgtgaagatggcacgacaaaatatattccccctcaggagattgaattgatttggcatgggtcctcagatcctcaaaaggttttacagctgcaccatcgagagcatcctgacgggttgcatcactgcctggtatggcaactgctcggcctctgaccgcaaggcactacaaagggtagtgcgtatggcccagtacattaccGGGGCCAatcttcctgtcatccaggacctccataccaggcagtgttaGAGGAAGGacctacaaattgtcaaagactccagccaccctagtcatagactgcccCCCCCAcgctgcttctactctctgttattatctatgcatagccagtTGAATACCTCTACCTACTTGTACATAAGTACCTCAATTACCTCCACACCGGTGCCCgtgcacattgactatgtactggCATCCCCTTTATATAGCCCAGAAATTGCTTTTTACTATGTTGTCTAATTATTTGTTATgctatctcttacttttttttcttcttaaaactgcattgttggtaaagggcttgtaaagtaagcatttcactgtaaggtctacacctgtggattcggcgcaggtgacaaatacactttgatttaatttgatttgatgtgacaCTACATATCTTAAAAATGTCTTGAAACAGAATTGTCTCAAACTTTGCAACGATGTTCTTTATTGGTTAGAAGTGCAATACTTTACAATAATTGCTCTGCTCTGTAGTTTTCTTGGTCATGGGCAAGGACTGGCGTACCTACTGCATGGCATTGGAGACCTACGTATCTCCAGCAGCTGGGAGCACACACCACGCTCAGCAAGAACAAATGCCTGGAACACATTATTACCACCAAACGCCCTTCTTCTCCAGCTGTTTAATCCTAATCTCTTCTTAATGTTCTACCCTTTCCTTTTCATTTTATTGGTCAAATCACCTCAATGTGTTTGACTTGTGTCTGTTCTGATGGGTTTTCACCAATAATCCCCTGTTGGATTTAGAGTTACAACTTGCCATTTCCTGTTGTATTTCTTGTACTTCGTAACATGGTACACTTAGTAGCTAGGGATAATAACCCAATAATAAAGATTCCACACAATGTTTAAGAGAAAGGCAAAAACAGTTAATTCACACTTGTTTTGTGAAGTTTATCAGCATAGGGTTAGCAACATCCACAAGGTTAGCCACTTGCCCATGGGCTACATATAGGCTACTAAATATGTTTACTTCGTGttagttgctttggataaaagggtCTACTACATCAGCATGTTAATATTATCATCTTTAAAAGGAAAAGTCACAGACATGTTAGTGCTGAGAATGAGGACATATCAAAAACAGGATTTGataagtgcatttggaaagtattcagaccccttgactttttccacattttgttgcgttacagccttattctaacattgaTCAAATAATTCttcccctcatcagtctacacacattaccccataatgaagaAGCAGAAACAGGTATTTAGCTTTAAAAAATACCCTGACATATCGGATATTTGTATATTGCAAAAGATACTGTAGATGGCCATCTGTTTGTGGTCTGTGGGAGTGTGATGAAGTAAGTAATTGGAAAATCTGACTTTGTCAAATGGAGATACTGTCTGTACAGAAACATACACACTTTAACATGACATTCCCTGTTCGTTGTGCACTTTAAAAGCATATGCTTCAGTTGATGACATTGCTAGAGTGCTTTTCTTGTTCAGGAATACAACAATTTGTGATTTGTCCATTAGACCAAAGAGGAAGTAGCTAACTGACTGGTTTCGACAATAGGTTGTTTTTACGAAGATAGTTGGCTGTAACAAACTCAGGCTTAAAAATacaaacattttacatttttgttgTCAACTTAAAGGATTATGAATTCTTCAAGGTGTACCAGCTATTTGGCAGAAAGATAAGATTCATATGTTAAAATGGGTGATATATCAGTTTGAATAGCCACCAATGAAACTTCTTGCAATAGTGATTGCGAAAGATGTACACATCAAACCACATCtccctttttttttaaatggctgaAGTCATGCGTCTCTATTACAAAACAGCAATATAAAAAGGGAACTAGGTAAATCACAAGCCATTCAAGGCACTATGCATGTCTCTGCTTCACAAAAAAAAAGTAGCTAAACGATAGTAtcaccatcttaaaacaattccatatgttagcatAGGTAAACCCGCCCCTGATGTCCTGTGCCCAGTTAACCACTAAACATGTGTTATTGGAGAGTGAAATATATTTATAGTTAAGTGCGCCAGATAAAGCCTCACGATACCGGGCACAATACTGTTAGAGATCTCTCTGTATTATCAGGCTGTGAGCCTTGTATAGTGGCTCTAGGAGGATCTGCCTGTCTTGACACTGGCGTACTCTatttctccactgttctccagacTCACTGCTGCCTTCCCTTTTCCTGTCATGTGGACGATGGTGCAGTATATCACTGAGGGATCATCCTATATAAAAGGGACAATAAGAAACACAAGATACATTCAGAGACACAGGCAATGCTGCTAACATCTGGGGATGCACAAATTCACACTATTTTACATGATATATAACGCttatactaccacacacacacacacacactaaactttCTCTTACTGGAGCACTGAGTGGTGTAGTTGTATCCTCTTGGTTGGCGTTTCTGTGTTGAACCGTAGCATGCATTGCATTGGGATCATCCTAGAGAGGgaagatacatactgtataatgtcGTTGCAACATTCATTAGCACACAAATAGCACAGGGATTGAGATGTCATCTTTTTTGAGACCTTCATTTTCCCACTAAATTTGACACGATTTAAATCGAGGAACAgtcttaaaaacaaacaaacaaacaaacacagacattcTCTTACTAGTGCACCAAGTGGTGTTGTGTTGATGCTTAAACCAGTGTTTCTGTCCGCAACCATGGAATACATTGCAGTGGGATCATCCTAGGAGACAGAAAATAAGGCACACGTACAGTAACTTTGAACCCTTGACCATATAACAACACAATGATACGTGGGATGTGTTCTTTCCATCTTCATTCCCCATCACTCTCACTGTTTTAGAGCTTCTAAATGATTCATTAACCTCGTCATTATTCTCTCCTCCTGTTTTgctccctctactattattcccTGTGGTTTTCTTTCCTGGGATaaaaaaaacagagtttaatacaCAAAATGAACCATTCCCACATTCCCACATGGCTTTTTTTAGTGGTTGCAATTGTGGATAAATACTTGTGTTTCTCTTGTATATGTACAAAGCCATTCCAGCGATGATCAGTATGACTGGTAGGACAGCCATTAAGACGTATTGGATTGTATTGTTTTGCAGAGAGGATGCAGATGGAGCTTCTCCTGACGTCCTCACTGTGTCTGTTCCTACAGGATATGGACATGTTTAGTCAGTCTACAGTATAACAGGGAGCTTTGCTCGCTGCAAAACAGAATACTGTGGTCAGCGTGTATGCGGATGTAGTTTTTTGTTCAAATGTCATCAATTCGAACCTGTCAGACAGAAAATGTAATGACAATTTGATAGAAACCAGTCGCAGATGTGTGTAATTTTGAGACATTTGAATAATTTCCTTGAAATATTCTGCCTGTGGAGTATAATTTCATGATATTAATTGGACATAAACTGAACATTAGAAGCAGTTGTTGGTGGTGCTTTTGTAGTCTCTGGAAAGGTCTTTATCCCCTTACAGACTTTTTTTGTTATGCACATCTTATATGAGCATGAACAAGTCAACTTAAAATGGTGAATGCAGTGCTTGTTTTTCAGTGTGCAGACAACACTCATAAAATGGATCATTATCAGATCTCTTACCTTCAACAGTGATATGTATGTCTCTAGTGTCTTGGTTGTTGATTGTACACCTGTACCACCCCTGATCCTCCTTAGTGATGaatgagagaaggacagagaggttCCCTGGAGAGCTCTCAGTATTAAACATTGCCACTCTGTCTCTGTAGAGATCACGCTTGGTTAATGGTATAGCGGAGAGTTTAGTCCATGTCAGTTTGTGAGGTTTAGCCTGGAGTTCATTGCAGGAGCAGGGCAGGAGCACAGACTGGCCCGGGGATCGAACTATCTCCAGTTGGTTAGAGTCTGACAAACTGCAGCCTGTTGAAACACGTAGAAATGTGTTATACTTACTTTACTTTTCTTCATTTTAGATGGTAGTTCTCTACAACTTCTACCATGAACACATAAGACTACCCATTACTAACAGTATTGCTGCTATTCTTCTTGTACATAAATCGTCATCTGAAAAAGCTGATATATTTTTATGGACTGTACTTATTGTTTGTACCGATGTTTGCCGTATACTGTTGCTTCCTGTCATACTTTCTATACACATCCATCTAAGCCTGAGACTCTAAGTCTCTTTTCTTCTGATGTCCCTGTATGTGTTCCTGTCTTCTCTATCCTTGATTGGACACCTGACAATGTGCAGCCTGTTGAAACTGTCGTGGAATATCTAATCAAAGGGAAGAGAGACTGCAGATTCTTTCAAACAACACTTTATTATAAGATTTGCAAAAATGGAGAATCACCTATCCATTAAACAGTGCATAGTTGAAAAGCTCAACGAACAGTGCTGGTTCAACACTGCTGGTTCAATGCTTTTATAGAGAAAAACATACAACCCCTTTCTGTATATGTGGCAGTCAGCAGATTGTGTGTAAAAGGTCATTCAATGTCTGTGTAAACTTAAGATAGTACAAGGTTGATAGCCAGAGGGCTCATACATCTAACTGCATTCACAACAACAAACACTATATTTTACTCCTTTCTGCAAGGTTCCATACATGTGACTTTCTATAGATAGTAAACCCACAGGATTTCACATGCTGCGGTGGCACCTAAATGTCGCTTAGCTGTAAGACCAGTCTTATGACTAAGTCACACCAAGACAAGTTTATATCAGGTTAGAAAAAACACTAACACATAACAAGAGACTATTATTTAAGCAGTAAAACACAGGATAGCATGACTAATTATGTAATTTTCCACAACAAAACAGAGCAATTTGTTGAGGGAAACCTACTTGATCAATTTTAGATGATGGTAGCTCTCTACAACTGCTAACATGAACACGTAAGACTACCCATTACTAACAGTATTACTGCTAGCCTTCAGTATTATCAATGCCATATACTGTAGTAATCTGAAATAGCTTATATATTTGATGGACCAAACCATGAATGGTTTTGTACAGATGTTTGCCTTCTACTGTTACACGTTCTATATACAGCCGTCTAAGCCTGAGATGAATATTTTACCTTTAACATAGAGTCTGATGTCCCTCGCTATGTCCCAGTTGTCACTATCCTCGATTGTACATCTGTAATCCCCCTGATCATCCTGAGTGAGGtgtgagaggaggacagagaggttcCCAGGGTGTCTTCTATTTAACagctccactctgtctctgtagAGATCACTCTGGGTTAATATCACAGGCTCCTGACCTAGGGTTAATTtagtccaggtgagtctgggGGTATCAAACTGACGTACAGTACAGGAGCAGGGCAGGAGAACAGACTGGCCTGTGAACGCAGTGATCTCCTGCAGTGGATGGTTAGTGCCTGACAGAGTACAGCCTGTTGAAACACAGAGCAACATCATTCTTATTACTATGAGTATTATTACAATTCTGCATGTACACAGCACAATCCATTATGGGCAGTGCTTTCTAAAATGAAGTCTGAAACTATGAGCAATTATTTGAGAGATCTGCAACAGAATCCacacatgccatttagcagacacttttatccaaagtaaaTCAGAGGTTTATTTGACCACAAGTAAAAAAAATATGCCATAAATATTGTTTATGAACTGCAGAAGGATGACTTGATAAACAATCTCCCCAGAGTAAGAGCAACAAGCAACACTTTATGCGATTGTGTACACTTTGTATACTAAACGCATTAGtattttttcccacattttttttCAGTAACAGTGAGGTCTCCATGACCACATACAGGTtaaga
Proteins encoded in this window:
- the LOC124003374 gene encoding cell surface A33 antigen-like isoform X2 — its product is MWISVFLISSILHITAGNDGCTLSGTNHPLQEITAFTGQSVLLPCSCTVRQFDTPRLTWTKLTLGQEPVILTQSDLYRDRVELLNRRHPGNLSVLLSHLTQDDQGDYRCTIEDSDNWDIARDIRLYVKGCSLSDSNQLEIVRSPGQSVLLPCSCNELQAKPHKLTWTKLSAIPLTKRDLYRDRVAMFNTESSPGNLSVLLSFITKEDQGWYRCTINNQDTRDIHITVEGTDTVRTSGEAPSASSLQNNTIQYVLMAVLPVILIIAGMALYIYKRNTRKKTTGNNSRGSKTGGENNDEDDPTAMYSMVADRNTGLSINTTPLGALDDPNAMHATVQHRNANQEDTTTPLSAPDDPSVIYCTIVHMTGKGKAAVSLENSGEIEYASVKTGRSS
- the LOC124003374 gene encoding uncharacterized protein LOC124003374 isoform X3 yields the protein MTAVLCQALTIHCRRSLRSQASLFSCPAPVLDRVELLNRRHPGNLSVLLSHLTQDDQGDYRCTIEDSDNWDIARDIRLYVKGCSLSDSNQLEIVRSPGQSVLLPCSCNELQAKPHKLTWTKLSAIPLTKRDLYRDRVAMFNTESSPGNLSVLLSFITKEDQGWYRCTINNQDTRDIHITVEGTDTVRTSGEAPSASSLQNNTIQYVLMAVLPVILIIAGMALYIYKRNTSIYPQLQPLKKAMWECGNGSFCVLNSVFFIPGKKTTGNNSRGSKTGGENNDEDDPTAMYSMVADRNTGLSINTTPLGALDDPNAMHATVQHRNANQEDTTTPLSAPDDPSVIYCTIVHMTGKGKAAVSLENSGEIEYASVKTGRSS
- the LOC124003374 gene encoding cell surface A33 antigen-like isoform X1; translation: MWISVFLISSILHITAGNDGCTLSGTNHPLQEITAFTGQSVLLPCSCTVRQFDTPRLTWTKLTLGQEPVILTQSDLYRDRVELLNRRHPGNLSVLLSHLTQDDQGDYRCTIEDSDNWDIARDIRLYVKGCSLSDSNQLEIVRSPGQSVLLPCSCNELQAKPHKLTWTKLSAIPLTKRDLYRDRVAMFNTESSPGNLSVLLSFITKEDQGWYRCTINNQDTRDIHITVEGTDTVRTSGEAPSASSLQNNTIQYVLMAVLPVILIIAGMALYIYKRNTSIYPQLQPLKKAMWECGNGSFCVLNSVFFIPGKKTTGNNSRGSKTGGENNDEDDPTAMYSMVADRNTGLSINTTPLGALDDPNAMHATVQHRNANQEDTTTPLSAPDDPSVIYCTIVHMTGKGKAAVSLENSGEIEYASVKTGRSS